The Daucus carota subsp. sativus chromosome 2, DH1 v3.0, whole genome shotgun sequence genome includes a window with the following:
- the LOC108207106 gene encoding probable aquaporin TIP-type RB7-18C yields the protein MVKIAIGSLGDSFSVGSLKCYLAEFIATLLFVFAGVGSALAFSSLTNDGALDPPGLVAIAIAHAFALFVGVSMAANISGGHLNPAVTFGLAVGGHITVITGFLYWIAQLLGAAAASYLLIYVTGGKAVPIHGVGAGINAFQGVVFEIIITFALVYTVYATAADPKKGSLGTIAPIAIGFIVGANILAAGPFSGGSMNPARSFGPAVASGDFSGHWIYWVGPLIGGGLAGFVYGDIFIESYGAVAASDDYA from the exons ATGGTGAAGATAGCAATTGGTAGTCTTGGTGATTCATTCAGTGTGGGATCACTCAAGTGTTACTTGGCTGAGTTCATTGCCACCCTTCTCTTTGTCTTTGCTGGAGTTGGTTCAGCCCTTGCTTTCA GTAGTCTTACAAATGACGGAGCTTTGGACCCACCTGGACTAGTAGCTATAGCAATAGCTCATGCATTTGCCTTGTTTGTGGGAGTGTCCATGGCAGCTAACATCTCAGGTGGTCATTTGAATCCAGCTGTCACTTTTGGATTGGCTGTGGGAGGCCACATCACTGTCATAACTGGATTTCTGTATTGGATTGCGCAATTGCTTGGTGCTGCTGCTGCTTCCTACCTCCTCATTTATGTCACTGGTGGCAAG GCTGTTCCAATTCATGGAGTTGGGGCAGGGATTAATGCATTTCAAGGTGTGGTGTTTGAGATCATCATCACCTTTGCTTTAGTCTACACTGTATACGCCACGGCTGCAGACCCCAAGAAGGGCTCACTGGGAACCATTGCACCCATAGCAATTGGCTTCATTGTTGGAGCCAATATCTTGGCTGCAGGTCCATTCAGCGGTGGCTCGATGAATCCTGCCCGTTCTTTCGGACCCGCTGTGGCTAGTGGAGACTTCTCAGGTCACTGGATCTATTGGGTTGGCCCTCTCATCGGTGGAGGTCTTGCCGGGTTCGTATATGGTGATATTTTCATTGAATCATACGGTGCAGTCGCAGCCTCTGATGACTATGCTTGA